Proteins from a genomic interval of Paenibacillus sp. FSL H8-0048:
- a CDS encoding carbohydrate ABC transporter permease, which translates to MAKSKRFFMYLFLSIAAIVSIFPFLWMVVSSTNQSVDVTRGRLLPGTHLLENLRKLLDTTDLQVSLMNSAKISITTTLLALLIASLAGYGFEVFRSRSKDIVFNILLLSMMIPFAALMIPLYRMFGQISNVFPWMGIDTMTSVILPTVTTAFLIFFFRQSTKMFPKELLEAGRMDGLSELGIFLRIYLPTMKTTYAAGAIITFMSSWNNYLWPLIVLQTPQTKTMPLLISTLGSGYAPDYGMIMIAIVIGTIPTALVFFVMQKQFVAGMIGSVK; encoded by the coding sequence ATGGCTAAAAGTAAACGCTTCTTCATGTATCTGTTTCTGAGCATCGCGGCCATTGTCTCCATCTTTCCGTTCCTGTGGATGGTGGTCAGCTCGACGAACCAGTCGGTGGATGTCACCCGCGGGCGGCTGCTGCCGGGTACCCATCTGCTGGAGAATCTGCGCAAGCTGCTGGATACCACCGACCTGCAGGTATCTCTGATGAATTCAGCGAAAATCTCTATAACCACTACGCTGCTGGCGCTGCTGATTGCCTCGCTGGCCGGCTACGGCTTCGAGGTGTTCCGCAGCCGCTCGAAGGATATCGTCTTCAACATTCTGCTGCTGTCGATGATGATTCCGTTCGCCGCGCTGATGATCCCGCTGTACCGGATGTTCGGCCAGATCTCGAACGTATTTCCGTGGATGGGTATCGATACGATGACCTCGGTCATTCTGCCTACCGTGACTACTGCGTTCCTGATTTTCTTTTTCCGGCAGAGCACCAAAATGTTCCCGAAGGAGCTACTGGAGGCCGGCCGGATGGATGGGCTTAGCGAGCTGGGCATCTTCCTGCGCATCTACCTGCCGACCATGAAGACGACTTACGCCGCCGGAGCGATCATTACGTTCATGTCGAGCTGGAACAACTATCTCTGGCCGCTGATCGTATTGCAGACCCCGCAGACCAAGACCATGCCGCTGCTCATCTCCACTCTCGGCTCTGGATATGCCCCGGACTACGGGATGATTATGATCGCGATTGTAATCGGCACGATTCCTACTGCGCTGGTGTTCTTCGTGATGCAGAAGCAGTTTGTGGCTGGGATGATCGGGTCGGTGAAGTGA
- a CDS encoding ArsR/SmtB family transcription factor, whose translation MNPIDVFKALSNESRLQILQWLKEPYVHFKPHEGVDMEEIGVCVSQITDKLNMTQSTASQYLTMLQRAGLITTKRIGKFTYYQRDEEAIRQLAQYTMSEM comes from the coding sequence ATGAATCCAATAGATGTATTTAAGGCTTTATCGAATGAATCCAGGTTACAGATCTTACAATGGCTCAAAGAGCCGTACGTTCATTTTAAACCCCACGAAGGAGTGGATATGGAGGAGATTGGGGTTTGTGTAAGTCAAATAACCGACAAGCTGAACATGACTCAGTCAACGGCCTCTCAATATCTTACGATGTTGCAGCGGGCAGGGCTAATTACCACAAAACGTATAGGCAAATTTACGTATTACCAGAGAGACGAGGAAGCCATACGTCAGTTAGCGCAATACACAATGAGTGAGATGTAA
- a CDS encoding ABC transporter substrate-binding protein produces the protein MKKGFALVLICLLLLTACSSNSGSKNSGNTAADTGKTENTTATEPAQAKEITIWAWDPAFNIAALEVAKAEYAKTNPDVKINIVEYAQADIIQKLNTGLNSGTTKGLPNIVLIEDYRSQSFLQSYKDSFYDLSSSIKGTDFADYKSGPTSLDGKQYGIPFDSGVTGLYLRTDYLEQAGYKLADLQDIDWKQYIEIGKAVKEKTGKALITLDPNDLGLIRVMIQSAGEWYLKEDGKTPNIAGNAPLKEAFEIYKELTESNVAKVHADWSQFVAALNSGDVASVPTGNWITPSITAEASQSGKWGIAPLPKLTVNKSVHASNLGGSSWYVMNVDGKETAADFMAKTFGSNVEMYQKLLTDIGVIGTFKAAAGGEAYSQANEFFSGQKIVSDFAAWTEQIPSVNYGINTYAIEDILIVEMQNYLNGKDIDSVLSDAQAQAESQIK, from the coding sequence ATGAAAAAAGGCTTTGCGTTAGTCCTGATTTGCCTGCTGCTGCTTACGGCCTGCAGCTCGAACTCCGGTTCCAAGAATTCCGGCAATACGGCCGCGGACACGGGAAAGACAGAGAATACAACAGCTACAGAGCCTGCACAGGCAAAGGAAATTACGATTTGGGCTTGGGACCCTGCCTTCAACATCGCCGCACTGGAAGTGGCCAAAGCAGAATATGCCAAGACGAACCCTGACGTGAAAATTAACATTGTGGAATATGCGCAGGCGGATATCATCCAGAAGCTGAACACGGGGCTGAATTCCGGAACCACCAAGGGTCTGCCGAACATCGTGCTGATTGAGGATTACCGTTCCCAGAGCTTCCTGCAATCGTACAAGGATTCCTTCTACGATCTGAGCAGCTCGATCAAGGGCACCGACTTCGCGGATTACAAAAGCGGACCGACCAGCCTGGACGGCAAGCAGTACGGGATTCCTTTTGATTCCGGCGTTACCGGCCTCTATCTCAGAACCGACTATCTGGAGCAGGCAGGCTACAAGCTGGCCGATCTGCAGGATATCGATTGGAAGCAATATATTGAAATCGGCAAAGCGGTGAAAGAGAAAACCGGCAAAGCGCTGATTACACTCGATCCGAACGACCTCGGACTGATCCGGGTGATGATTCAATCCGCAGGCGAGTGGTACCTGAAGGAAGACGGCAAGACGCCGAATATCGCGGGAAATGCACCACTTAAGGAAGCTTTTGAGATCTATAAGGAGCTGACTGAATCGAACGTGGCCAAGGTGCATGCAGACTGGAGCCAGTTCGTTGCCGCCCTGAACAGCGGCGATGTTGCCTCCGTGCCGACAGGCAACTGGATCACACCTTCGATTACGGCTGAAGCGTCACAATCTGGAAAGTGGGGCATTGCACCGCTTCCGAAGCTGACTGTGAACAAATCCGTTCATGCCTCGAACCTGGGCGGAAGCTCCTGGTATGTCATGAATGTGGACGGTAAGGAGACGGCCGCTGACTTCATGGCGAAGACCTTCGGCTCGAATGTGGAAATGTACCAGAAGCTGCTCACCGACATCGGTGTCATTGGAACCTTCAAAGCGGCTGCGGGCGGAGAGGCATACAGCCAGGCCAATGAATTCTTCAGCGGCCAGAAGATTGTCTCGGATTTCGCCGCCTGGACGGAGCAGATTCCAAGCGTCAATTACGGAATTAACACGTATGCGATTGAAGACATCCTGATTGTAGAGATGCAGAATTATCTGAACGGCAAGGATATTGACAGCGTGCTGAGCGATGCCCAGGCCCAGGCCGAGTCACAGATCAAATAA
- a CDS encoding carbohydrate ABC transporter permease, giving the protein MHQTNSKLRFRTKSVLTGWSFVLLAVILIFVFYFYPMLQALILSFQTGTGSNLTFTGFDNYSRLLSDKTFIVSVKNTFIYLLVQVPLMIILALFISVLLNDSKLRFKGFFRTAIFLPCVTSLVAYSVVFKYLFSGNGLVNTMLLKLHLVSAPIEWITDPFWAKITIIIAITWRWTGYNMIFYLSALQNIDHSIYEAAKIDGASSTRQFFGITVPLLKPIILFTSITSTIGTLQLFDEVMNITKGGPGNATQTISQYIYNLSFKYAADFGYAATVSYSIVIMIALLSVIQFKVAGDKNG; this is encoded by the coding sequence GTGCATCAAACCAATTCCAAACTAAGATTCCGCACCAAAAGCGTGTTGACCGGATGGTCCTTCGTCCTGCTTGCGGTCATTCTAATCTTCGTCTTCTATTTCTACCCGATGCTTCAGGCACTTATTTTGTCGTTCCAGACGGGAACGGGCAGCAATCTTACCTTCACCGGCTTCGATAACTATTCACGGCTTCTGTCTGACAAGACATTTATTGTATCGGTTAAGAACACCTTCATCTATCTGCTGGTTCAAGTGCCGCTGATGATCATCCTCGCGTTGTTTATCTCGGTGCTGCTGAATGACAGCAAGCTGAGATTTAAGGGGTTTTTCCGGACGGCGATCTTCCTGCCCTGTGTCACTTCACTGGTTGCGTATTCTGTAGTATTCAAGTATTTGTTCTCCGGCAATGGCCTGGTGAATACGATGCTGCTGAAGCTCCACCTGGTCAGTGCCCCGATAGAATGGATCACAGATCCGTTCTGGGCCAAAATCACCATTATCATAGCGATCACCTGGCGCTGGACGGGGTACAATATGATTTTTTACCTGTCGGCCCTGCAAAATATTGATCACTCCATCTACGAGGCCGCCAAAATTGACGGAGCATCCTCTACCCGCCAGTTCTTCGGAATTACGGTCCCGCTGCTGAAGCCGATCATCCTGTTCACCTCGATTACCTCAACCATCGGAACGCTGCAATTGTTCGACGAGGTTATGAATATTACAAAGGGCGGCCCGGGCAACGCGACCCAGACGATCTCCCAGTATATCTACAATTTGTCGTTCAAATATGCAGCAGACTTCGGCTATGCAGCCACCGTATCGTATTCGATTGTGATTATGATTGCGCTGCTGTCGGTCATCCAGTTCAAAGTGGCAGGTGATAAGAATGGCTAA